CTTCCTGCCCGGATCAGCTGCGGCAGCATGTCGTCGTGCTGTACCCAGCGGGTGTCGGCGGGGGAGCCGGCATCACGCACCAGCATGGTCCCCGCGGCCAGGTCAGCCAGTGCCTGCCGACGCGTCTCCTCAACGCTGACCGCGCCCTGCACACCGAGCCCGATGTGGCAGTGGGCGTCTACCAGACCGGGGATGACGAAGGCGTTCCGGGCCAGCGTGCGGGCCCCAGCGACGGGTTCACCGGTGAGCTTGCCCTCGACGATCCAGAAGTCGCGGGGCTCCTCCTGAGGCAGGAAGGTGCCATGGATGTGCATAGGCTCGGCAGTCATGCAGGAAAGCATAGAGACTCCGCCCGCCGGGAAAGACTTCACCACCCCCATTGCCCGCGAAGTCGAGGGCCTCTTGGTGGTCAGCCTTCCTGATCGTCAAGAACCTGCTGGACCTCGAGGATCAGAGCCTGCTCGGGGAACATGTCGGGTGGCGTGAGGCCTACGTTCGCGAGTATGGCGCCGGTGGCGACTATCCCGCTCAGGTCATCGCCAAACCACGGCGGAGGTATCAGCCCAGCTGGCGGATCTCCAAGCAGCCGCGGCTGAACGCGATACCGGTTCTGCGGAGCCAGCCCTGGTAGCCGCAGGCGTCCCTGCAGCCCGAAAGGCCCATGTTGATGAGTATAGAGCTCGTAGCAGGCACGGCGTTGGTCCTGGCTCACCACGCCGTGTAGCCAGAGCGAATCGTCGCCCACCACATCACGCACCATCCGCCCGTTCAGCAGCAGATCACGATTGGCCTTGAAGTAGGCGACCCATTCCCTGAGTGCAGCCAGCTCCCCCGGACTCGCCGAGGTCAGGTCCCATTCAACCCCCATATGCCCCCACAGGGCAGTGGTGGCCCGGAAGGCCAGGTCATGCCGCCGGCCTGTCGTATGGCTACGCCCGGAGGCCACATGGGTCCCCAGGTATTCGGCCGGTACCAGTTGCGTCGTCCAGCGGAACATGGCCTGCCGCTCGTGTGGGTCTATGCAGTCCGAGACCCAGAAGCGCTGGGCATGCCGCACCATCTCGAGATCTATGCGCGCACCACCCGAGGAGCAGCTCTCGATCTCCAGGCCCGGATGGTCAGCACGCAGCCGGTCCATCATCCGGGCCACCGCACACATCTGTTCCTTGGCAACAGCCCGGCCGCCACGCAGCTGGGACCCGGCGTCGAAAGTGTCACGGTTGCAGTCCCATTTGATGTAGGCGATCGGATACTCCCGCAGAAGTGCATCAATCCGTGACCAGACATGCTCCCAGGCATCAGCGATGGTCAAGTCCAGGACTTGCTGATTCCGCCACGGCAACGGCCACTGAGGCCCAGCCGCGAGTATCCACTCTGGATGCCTGCGGGCCAGCTGTGAGTCAGCGTTGATCATCTCGGGCTCAAACCACAGCCCGAACTCCATTCCCAGCCCGCGCACATGATCCGCCAGGGGGTGCAGGCCATCCGGCCACACCTCCGGGTCCACCTCCCAGTCCCCCAGCCCAGCGGTGTCGTCACGTCGCCCGAGGAACCAGCCGTCGTCCAAGACGAAGCGTTCGACACCGATCCCGGCTGCGGCATCAGCCAGCGCAAGAAGCTTGTCAAGATGATGGTCGAAGCCGACAGCCTCCCAGACATTCAGCGTCACGGGCCTGTCGGCTCCCGGTGCCGCAGGCTGTGCCCGCACCCACCGATGCATCCGATTCGCTGCCTCGTCCAAGCCATCACCATGGACCAGGTACAGCACAGGCCCCTCATAGCGCTCACCAGGCTGCAGGGTGATCTCACCAGGCAATAGCAGCTCTCCACCTGCAAGCACCTGCTGACCCTCGGGCAACCGCTCCACATAGCACCGGGAGTTGGACCCGGTACCGACATGCAGGCCACGGACCTCTCCCCTGCGGAAGGTGAATCCTGGATACCCGCACAGCAGCAGCGTGCTTGCGTCGAAACCAGGACGCCCCCTCCTGTGCTCGCGCAGGTGACATCCCATGGTGAGCTGATGCCGCTGGGGCACGCGTTCCTTACCCCAATGGCCCGTAAAGTCGAGGATCTCGGTGGCCTCCAGCGGAACCGGGAAGGCGAGGGTCATCTCCTCCAGGTGGTAGTCATCCGTTCCCGTATTGGTCACACTCGCCTGGGCCGAGATAACTCCTCCGGACTCGATGGCCAGCTGGATGGCAGCGTCGAGGCCACTGGCTGGATCGGTCAGCTCAAAAACGAGTTTCTCTGACCCCAGGGAGTACTCCCCCGGTGCCAGACGGCCCGGTTCCTGACCGGGCCGTTCACTCACAACTGCCACCGTGCGGAGCCGGGGCGACCAGTTGACACCCCCTCTCCGGTAACCGGTCAGCCCCGGCCTGCCTGACCAACCAGTCCAGGCAGCGGGCATGAGGCCTGCCTCCAGGGGAATGTCGGGCACGTTGTCCACGTCCATCCGTTGCGTGGCGACGCTGGCACAACGCATGTCCTGGCCAGTCATCTGCCCCCAGTCCTGACCCCAGTGCAGGACTGTCGGCATGCCGGAGGCACCCACATCGATCAAAAGGGCAGTGTCATCTCCTCGCAGGTGGACTCTCCACCGCGGCTGTTGTTCCATTGGGTGTCTTTTCTATTCAGTGGACTGGCGCGCTACCAGGCGCGGCTGCAATATCACAGGTCCGCCGTGGGGGTCGCCGTCGAGTTCCGCAAGCACCATCTCGGTGGCGGCTATCGCAAGCTCCCGCCATGGGTTCGTGATGGTGGAGAGAGCGGGAACCGTGCCCTTCGCGATCTCGGCGTCATCAAAACCGATCACGCGCACCTGTCCGGGGATCGTCTTGCCGTGTGCGGTCAGAACCGCCATGGCAGCGGCTGCCATGTGGTCCGAGGCCACGAACAATCCGTCGAAGTCGTTTTCATCGCGGAGCAGCTCCAGGGTCTGAACCTGGGCTGACTCTGGTTCAAAGTTTCCGTGGTACACCCCGACGGGTTCCAGCCCGGCCTCGGCAAGCGCCTGCTGGAATCCGTCCAGCCGTTCCCGCGCGGAGGCGACATCCATCGGACCGGTGATGGTCGCTATCCGGCGACAGCCCTGCCCCACCAAATGCTGGCCTGCGATGCGCCCGCCGACGACGTTGTCCAGGTCGACGAAGCGCTCCGCCACGGAGTATCCACGATCCATGCGCTCGCCCCGGGCGGGAC
The sequence above is drawn from the Arachnia rubra genome and encodes:
- a CDS encoding LacI family DNA-binding transcriptional regulator; its protein translation is MVARRSAPTLDDVARVAGVSRATVSRAVRGGHLVSGDTRQAIAEAIKQLGYVPNQVARSLAMRRSNTIAVVVSEPHARVFRDPFFATSVAGVAERLEPTDWQMALYLAYGGYRQKLEQFLRGGTVDAVLVVSHHDDDLLATLLEEVAIPCAFLGRPARGERMDRGYSVAERFVDLDNVVGGRIAGQHLVGQGCRRIATITGPMDVASARERLDGFQQALAEAGLEPVGVYHGNFEPESAQVQTLELLRDENDFDGLFVASDHMAAAAMAVLTAHGKTIPGQVRVIGFDDAEIAKGTVPALSTITNPWRELAIAATEMVLAELDGDPHGGPVILQPRLVARQSTE
- a CDS encoding alpha-galactosidase; its protein translation is MGASGMPTVLHWGQDWGQMTGQDMRCASVATQRMDVDNVPDIPLEAGLMPAAWTGWSGRPGLTGYRRGGVNWSPRLRTVAVVSERPGQEPGRLAPGEYSLGSEKLVFELTDPASGLDAAIQLAIESGGVISAQASVTNTGTDDYHLEEMTLAFPVPLEATEILDFTGHWGKERVPQRHQLTMGCHLREHRRGRPGFDASTLLLCGYPGFTFRRGEVRGLHVGTGSNSRCYVERLPEGQQVLAGGELLLPGEITLQPGERYEGPVLYLVHGDGLDEAANRMHRWVRAQPAAPGADRPVTLNVWEAVGFDHHLDKLLALADAAAGIGVERFVLDDGWFLGRRDDTAGLGDWEVDPEVWPDGLHPLADHVRGLGMEFGLWFEPEMINADSQLARRHPEWILAAGPQWPLPWRNQQVLDLTIADAWEHVWSRIDALLREYPIAYIKWDCNRDTFDAGSQLRGGRAVAKEQMCAVARMMDRLRADHPGLEIESCSSGGARIDLEMVRHAQRFWVSDCIDPHERQAMFRWTTQLVPAEYLGTHVASGRSHTTGRRHDLAFRATTALWGHMGVEWDLTSASPGELAALREWVAYFKANRDLLLNGRMVRDVVGDDSLWLHGVVSQDQRRACYELYTHQHGPFGLQGRLRLPGLAPQNRYRVQPRLLGDPPAGLIPPPWFGDDLSGIVATGAILANVGLTPPDMFPEQALILEVQQVLDDQEG